ttttggccttctgtttatcttcatttgacgtatcttccattcaacgcgctctttcacagtttcgcctttgtttttgaattttttgttgttaactttcaaaactggaactcttccttgccttttagcagaatattttctaggagcaacttctaaaacttgcacttccctcttacaattttcaatctttttaaaattcttacatatcttagaaacatcggcttcaagttttgcatcgcaaaaaagtgtgatcgttTTTCAgccattttagaagagaaaattcaagagaagtgaatttggtgtgagtgaattgtttgaaaatGGTGGTAATTTAaagaggtaaaaagtgaatttcGAATTTTAAAAAACTACCCGTTGGCGTTATTATCAAAAACGCTAGCGTTTTACCTTGTGACGTCGCGTTGGTTCCTCCAACGCCAGCGTTTGTCCTTCGAACGCCAGAGCTGGATCTACAGACGGCAGCGTTTTTACCTGGGTCGCACGACTATTGATCTAACGCCCACtactttaccatagtggaaaacctagtttggccatccacctagCTGAACAAAAGAATGGGTTTGTTCAttcccataggaattgctcttaTAAAGTTGTTTGGCAACTGATTTTGCTACTTTGACCCTAGCCTTCTGAGTTACTCGTGACTCACTAAGACTAACACCTTGTTCGTTTTCTCCTAGCTCAACTGACTCGTCTGGGTTTGACTCGCCTGGATTTGACTGAAATCACCTGATTCATctagatctgactcaatatgttttttttttttgagtcagTGGTTTGTTCCAAAAGTCGGGGATATGTTATTACCTGACTGAAACGGATCCGAGTCAGGGTTATGTCTGACTcagaaaaaattaataataataaaaatattctgACATATGACTCGGATTGAGTCATATCCAGACGTCGAGTCAGCAAAAAACAAACATGTTGTAAGTCACACCTAACTCGGCAAGTAAATAGAAAATACCCAGCTCGACTGAGTTATTGAGGATGGCATCGGCCAAAAGCTGATACCCAACTTACTCGGTTGACTCGGTGGAAGCGTACTACATTGTCTTGGTCCTTTCCTCTTTGTTTTCCATTCATACACTGGACTTGATCAAGGCACTGAGCATGTCTGTGACTTTTGCAACCAACAATGATATACATGGAGAAAAATGTGGTATAATACTAGTGTTTTTTACAAGCTTTAGCCCAACCCACCTTAAAAATGTTTTACCATTACAAGAAATTTGCAAGCTTGAGAACTAAAAATATGGATCTAACTAACACCAAGCGATCTCTATTACCAAATAGTCAATTCTTCAACCTCCAAATTTTATACCCAGTACTACTACAGCTAACATGTTGGCTCAAAAGTAGACCATTGGACTGCATTACTCTGGAAGATTGTAAAGTCGACAAACCTGTATTAACATTTCAGGGAATACACGTCGTCTTTACCAGATTTCATTCTGTACATTCCTACTTCAGTAATTGGTTTAAGGAATTTGCATGCATCTAATTTAAAGGAAGTATTTCAAAGCATCAACAACTTTTTCGGGCCTGCATAATAATGGTGTGTTTGTCACGGttccagaaaaataaaataaggtgAATAGAGTTAAATGCCATGAAGAAAAGAATAGTACCAATCCTCTTGTGGCATATGCCCTGCACCTTCTAACAACTTAAGTTTAACATTGCTGGGGTTTCCTTTCTGAAACTCTTCCGCTTCCGGTTGACGCAAGTACTTGTCTGACATTCCCCAAGCAAGTAGTATTGGTTTGTCCCAACTAAAATCCAAATTGATGGagtcaaaatcaaaaaaaattgtacATGGTTAACAAGAGAGCTTCCAGAGCTCATTAGAAAAGGAACTGGTAGTTATATGAAAGTCTTGTGATTACACATGGATCTTGATAACAATTGTTTTACCTTCCTGCCAAAAACCCGCTCGCAATACGGCCTAACGTGTCTTTGAAGTTGATCTTTTTTGCGGTTTCAAGCAAAGCTGCAAAGTTCATCAAACGGGGTGAGAACATGCATTACAAGAGCAAAAATATGCAATTGTAGATTATAAAGAGGGCATCAAAGTCCCTCATTTCGCCCTCTTATGTTGATAACTCAGGGGTATTTGTCAACTGCTTCAGCATTTTTTTTAAGAATCTAGCTAAGGAATACAAACCAAATCCAGGCCCGCTGCTTGCTAAATATGGTAATCGATATACGTCGGCTTTTTCTGACTTCAATACATATCTGTTGAGAAACACAAGAATTTAAGACTTTCAAGAGATTTGCTTAAAGATAGCAACATTTTCATTTTACTGCAAAACTTTGTTCGAGAAAATCTTGCATTTGTTTTCCTCCAGCATAATAAAGATAGTTAGGATGGTAAAGATTTGATAAAGAGAAAACAATGCTACAATGCAAGGGCATGGTACATACTGGCTACCTCCTTCGATGAAACGCTCCGCCAGAATAGCATTCTGGCATGTAAATTCACCCAGCAATGGAATCCTGGAAACAAAATTCAATTAAAAATCTTCGAAGGAACCAAACAAACAGTTACAAACTAAGAATTCTTATAAAAAATTGTGTGGTCTATAGAGAACCTTAGCTGATTAAACAATCCAGGTACttttgatccaactatcaatggaCTGTTGAGAATCGTAAGCTTCGAAACCCTTTCCGAGTTTTTCAAGGCCCATGTTAATCCATATGAACCAACAAGAAATCCCTGCAATGAAGTTTAGCAGATATATATATTCCAGTCATTTTGCACTAAACAATGTGGAAATACTTAATACAGTAGTCGCCAAATTTATCAAACCTGAACCACTAGGAAAAATGGAGATTCGATACCCAACGTTTCGAGTAGTTTATCTAATGCAGAATGGAACTCCTCTTCTGCAACAAGTAAAAGTATCCAAATTacgcaaagaaaaaaagaacttcTTACACTTGGTACAAAGAAATGTATGTAATTAAACAAAACCTGTATAGTTAAACCCATATCCTGGTTGGGGCTTGTCACTGAATCCAAATCCTATCCAATCTGGTGCATAGCAATGAAATCCAGCATCTGCCATCTAATACATACAATACAACAACTGTTATGCATACACATTTACGCTGATGAGTACACATATGTTAAGGAGGAGGAGTAATCAAAGATACCTGCGCCATAACGACTCGATAGCTATAAGACTGCGTTGGAGCTCCGTGGAGAAAAACAATGGTACCGCGTGTACCAAGTCGGGGATCAGAAGACCCTACATGAAGC
This DNA window, taken from Papaver somniferum cultivar HN1 chromosome 3, ASM357369v1, whole genome shotgun sequence, encodes the following:
- the LOC113355860 gene encoding uncharacterized protein LOC113355860, with amino-acid sequence MSWTLISSSLKLLQRSATSNYNYPAVNNNNYTNTHSQLLGSKRRVEFQVCASSSDDNKSSSKKDDTPDFNPFGFVTDNPSSRSAIQLPEIPAEDGNVGQMLYRTEDKGKEYGSFIRSGKLKWFVRETGSSDPRLGTRGTIVFLHGAPTQSYSYRVVMAQMADAGFHCYAPDWIGFGFSDKPQPGYGFNYTEEEFHSALDKLLETLGIESPFFLVVQGFLVGSYGLTWALKNSERVSKLTILNSPLIVGSKVPGLFNQLRIPLLGEFTCQNAILAERFIEGGSQYVLKSEKADVYRLPYLASSGPGFALLETAKKINFKDTLGRIASGFLAGSWDKPILLAWGMSDKYLRQPEAEEFQKGNPSNVKLKLLEGAGHMPQEDWPEKVVDALKYFL